The Campylobacter sp. MIT 12-8780 genome contains the following window.
TATATTGTTTGTTATTTTCAATTTATTGTTTTTAAAAATGAAAAAGCATTATATCAAAAAAAAAAAAAACGAAAGGGGGAGTTGGGGAGTTTTTGTGAAAAGTTTGGGGAATCTTAAGCATATACCTTAAGTTCATTATACAAGCTATCTCTTTCAACTGGGATTAAATTTGAAGTTTTAATCAGCTCTATAAAGGTATCAAGCTTAGTTCCTCTTGCGCTTTTTGCCCCGCCTGCACTTTGTATGCTTTCTTTTTCTATGGTGCCATCTAAATCATTTGCCCCAAATTCTTGTGCTACCATAGCTAAATTTAAGCCCATAGTCGCCCAGTAAGCTTTGATATTGTTGATATTATCAAGCACTATGCGGGCTATGGCTATGGTTTTAAGAATTTCTTCACTATCAAGCTGGTGCTTGACATCTAAAAAGCTATTATCCTTTTGCCACACAAGAGGGATAAAGGCATTAAAGCCCTTTGTTTCATCTTGCAAGGCACGAAGTCTTAGCATATGATCGATCCTGTGTTCTTTTTGCTCTATATGCCCAAAAAGCATAGTGGCGTTGCTTTGACGTCCCTTTTTATGCCAAAGTTTATGAATTTTAAGCCAGTTTTCACTGCTTACCTTGCCTTTGCAAATTTTAGCACGCACACCCTCATCAAAAATTTCAGCCCCACCTCCGGGCATAGAATCAACGCCGTATTCTATCATCTTTTCTATAGTATCTTCATACTCTAAGCCAAAACGACGTTTTAAAAAGTCAATTTCTGCTGCTGTCATAGCTTTGACATGAAGTTGTGGATATTTATCTTTAATCATCTTAAAAATTTCTAAATACCACTGCCAAGAGCGATCTTTGTTATGAGCTGAAACGATATGCACTTCTTTTGTGCCTCTTTGTATGGTTTCATCAACGATTTGCATAATCTCTTCATGACTCATAAAATAAGGATTTGGGTTTTTTCTATGAGCTGAAAAAGCACAGAATTTGCAAGTATCTGCACAAATATTTGTAGGATTGATATGACGATTAGCGTTAAAATATACCTTTTTGCCATGCAAATCAAGCCTTTTTGCATGAGCGTATTTTGCAAGGATAAAAAGATCTAAATCATAAAGCTTGTAAGCAAGCTCATCATCGATACGTTCTTTGTTTTCAAGTTTTTTTAAGAGTGTAGTCATCATCAGCCTTATCGTTTTTAAAGTGTAATTATAGGCTTAAATTGCTAAAAAAAAGTTTAGAAATTAAAATTTGAGTTTGTGAAAAGAAAAAATCCTCGCTGCAATAGCGAGGAAAAATATATTAACGTTTAGAAAATTGTGGGCTTCTTCTTGCTTTTCTGCGTCCGTATTTTTTACGCTCAACGCTTCTGCTATCGCGAGTAAGCAAGCCTTTAGGTTTAAGCAAAGCTCTAAAATCAACATCCATAGCCGCCAAAGCTCTTGAAATTCCATGTCTTAAAGCCTCAGCTTGGGCATTATAACCGCCTCCAAGCGTGCTTGCTTTTACATCCATTAAAGCTTCTTGTTTGGTTACAAGTAGAGGTTGAACAACTTTAAGCTTAATCGCTTCGTGTCCTCCAAGCCAAGCATTAAGATCCATTCCATTAACGAGAATTTTACCGCTTCCTGGTTTTACCCAAACCTTAGCTACAGCCGTTTTTCTTTTACCTGTTGCGTATGAAATTTTCATTTTTATCCTTTTTTAGCAAGCTGTGCAGTGTGTGGGTGTTCGCTTCCTGCATAGACTTTAAGTTTTTTAAGCATTTCTCTACCAAGTGTTGTTTTAGGGAGCATTCCTCTTACAGCAAGCTTGTAGAGTTTTACCGGATTTTTTTCAAGCAATTCTCCGAATTTTTCGCTCTTTGTGCTTCCAAAATAGCCTGAATGTCTGTGATAAAGCTTATCTTCTGCTTTATTTGCTCCAGTAAAAGTCGCTTTTGAAGCATTGATAATCACCACAAAATCTCCACAATCAACATTTGGAGTATAATAAGGCTTATTTTTACCTCGAAGTAAAATTGCCACTTCGGTTAAAAGTCGTCCAAAGCGCTTGCCTTGAGCGTCTAAAACTATCCATTCGCGTTTGATTTCGTTTGGCTTTTTTATCTTTGTCATTATTTACCTTTGCCAAAATTTTTAAAAGGAAATTATAGTCAATAAATCTTAATATAAACTTAATTTAAATAAATTTAAAGCTTTATTTTCGCATTTAAGTTCTTTAGCAAGTTTTTAAAGCTCTTCAAAATGGAGCGTATCCTCTAAACAATACGCGATAAAGGCTTTTGTTTGCTTTTTTGTAATTTGCTCTATAGCTTTTTTATACAGCCTTACTTGTTCGTAATGCTCTTCTTTGTGGCTTTGCCCTGTTTTATAATCAATGATAATTGCTTCTTTTTCATCAAGCAAAAGCAAATCAAGCTGCTTCAGTTCGTTTTCAAAGTATATTTTTTGCTCTTTTAGCACCTTTTTATCTTTGATAAGGTTTTGAAAAAACTCATTAAAAATAAGCCTATATGCTCTTTGAAAGACTTCAGCTAAACGCTTTTGCTCAAGAAAGTAAAAATACTCATTTTGAAGCTTTTTTTCTAAAATTTTGTTTTCTTTTGGCTCTTTAAAGTTAAATTCTTGCAAAAAAGTATGAAAAGCCAAGCCAAAATAACTTTCCTCATTTTTCGCAAAATTTGTATTTGCAAGCTTTTGCAAAGGCACCTTTTCAAAGCGCTCAAGTTCATCTTTTGTTGTAAGGATATTTTTTTCTTCAGTTTTTAAATTTATATCAAGCTCTCCTTGCTCAAAAGGCGTTAAATCAAGCATATCAAGGTATGATGGGTGACTCATATCAATGCAATCTTTTTGCCTTGTGATGATGATTAAACTTTCACAAGCCCTTGTAAAAGCGACATATAAGCTGTTAAGATCGTTTTCATAATCAAGCTTTTCTTTATTTGCCAAAAATTCCATAAATTCTTTTTCTTGAGTTTTGTCTCGAATGCTATCTTTAAAATGTAGCTGCCAAGCCTTTTTAAGATCGTATTCAAGCATGATAGTAGTTTCTGCGGCTTCTTTACTTAGAGAATCAATTAAAATCACATGCTTAAATTCCAAACCCTTAGACTTATGAACCGTCATCACACTCGCACCAAATCTTTGCTCGGGCAAGAGTTTTAGCTCACAAGGCTCAAATAAAAGCTCGAAAAAATTTTCTTTATTTTTTGCGTATTCAAAAAACTGAATCAAAGCAATATCATTAAGATCAAGTTTGAGCTTTTTTGCAAGATATAAGGCATTTTCAAGGCTTGTTTTGCTAAGATCAAGATGAAGTCTGTTAAAATCCACATTTTCAAGCAAGCTTTCAAGCTCTATTTTATAAAACTCATCGCCAAAAATGCAGTATTTTGCATAAGTTAAAAGTATATGCACGCTTGCTTTTTTCTCAAGAGCGATATTGCTTTGCGTAAAAGCCTTTATTTGATGATGTTTTAAAAAATCCACTATATCATCAGCGTCATTATTTTTCCAGCATAAAATACAAATTTCTTCTAAACTTATGTGCTTGCTTTGTAAAAACTCAATTTGCTCTAATATAGCCTCAAAACATGCGTTTTTAATCTCTTTTGCGTCTTTTTCCTTGCTTTGCACCACGCGGATAAAACCATTTTCCTTGCTTGCAAGGCTTTTTTGCGTGATATAATTTTCTTTATAAAGCTTTTTGAAAGTAGTATTGACAAACTCAACAAGAAATTTTGCACTTCTGTAGTTTGTGTCAAGGTATTCTTTTTCAATCTGTTTAAAATCATCAAGCAAGAGTTTAAAAAGCTCTTTTTTGGCATTTCTAAAGCGATAAATGCTTTGCTTGATATCGCCCACATAAAAAAAGCTTCTAAAGTCCTTTACACCTTGTCCTGAGACAAGTTCAGCGATAAGTGGCTTTAAAATTTCATACTGAATCACGCTTGTATCTTGAAACTCATCGATCAACAAATGCGTGATTTGCCCATCAAGCCTAAAATAAATCAAGTCTTTATCAACACTTTGAGTAAGCAAATACGCCTTTCTTGCTGCGTCGGTAAAGTTGAGTGTATTTTTATCTTTGATGATTTTATCTTTTGCTCGCTCAAAATGCTTTAAAAGACTTGAAAGACGAGCTATTTTGAAATTTTCTAAAGCCTTAGCATAGCTGTTTAAGGCTTCAATCAGCTCGGCTCTTTTTTGCAAAAATAAAGTATCGGTTTTTACGCTATTAAAATAATTTTTTTCAAAACTGCAAATAAGAGGCTTACTGCAAAGTGCTTTAAAATCCTCTCTTAAATTTTCACTAAAGTTTTTTTGATAATTTGTATTTGTGCTTAAATTTAAAGCATAAGCACAAAGTGCGTCAAAAGCTCTTTTTACAGCTTCTTTTTCAGCGTGCGGAAAGGCTAAATTTTCACTTTGAAATTCACAAGAGTTTTGATATAAGTGTTCTAAATGTAAAAAAAAATGCCTCTTATCATCAGCTTCGATGATATAATACGCAAGGCTTTGCAAACTTTTGCTATCAAGTTCTTTGATAAATGTATCATATACATTCAAAGCTTCATTACTCATCTTAAAATCACTCATTAAGCCCAAATTTAAGGCAAAACTACGGATAATTTTGATAAAAAAGCTATCAAAGGTTTGAATTTTAAGATTGCTTTGCAAAAACTCACTTTTTCGAGCATCTCTTAAACGCACAAGTTCAGCCTTGCTTTTACCAAGCAACTCACAAAGTGCGTTAGCGGCTGGATTTTCATCTTCATCAAAATGCAAAAAGGTTTCAATCACCCTTTTTTTCATCTCATTAGCTGCTTTATTGGTAAAGGTTAGGGCTAAAATTTCATTTAATTTTGCTCCTTTTAAGATCAAAGCCACAAAACGAATGCTTAAAGCAAAGGTTTTGCCACTTCCAGCGCTCGCTTCTAAGGCTAAAAAAGGCTTAAAATTCATTTCAAATCCTTTTCATAAAGAGCTGCATAAGGACAAAAATTTGTTTTTTCATTTTCAAAACTTATGGGCTGGGTAAGTTTGCTTAAGCTCAAAAGCTCATTTTCAAGCTCTTCAAGGCTTTTTGTTTTTTTACCCTCAGAAAAACTCATAGTTTCGCCCAAATCATAATACACAGCTTTTGCTTCTTTTTTATACACAGCCTTAAAAAGAGCTTGATAAAAGGCGAGTTGATAAGAATGATCAGGAACTTTTCCACTTTTATAATCAATGATAAGAATCATATCTTTGCTTTCATCGATACGATCAATCTTGCCATTTATATCAATGCTAAGCCCTTTAAATTCATAGTTTGATCTTATATCTTTTTCTAGCTCCATGATACAAAAACCTTGTTTGAAATGCTCATTTTCACTTTTTGCAAAGTGTTTGAATTGAATTTTTAGAAGTTCTTTATCAAGTCTTGAGATATAATTTGCCTTTTCATCAAGTAAGTGCGTGAATTGTTCGTAGTCAAAATGCTTTGCGTGAGCCTCATAATACTGCTCTAAAAGCTCGTGTATAAGCGTGCCTTTTTCAAGAGCGTTGCTTGCTAGGCTTAAAGCCCTTGCTTCTTTGAGTTTTAGGATATATTTATAATAATAAGTCCTTTTTTGCTCTAAAAAAGTTTTTAAGCGAGTAAAAGATAAGGAATGCTCAAAGATATTATGCTCTAAAACAGGAGCTTTAATAGGCGCAAGATCAATCTTTGCAGGCTCATAATCAAAACTTAATGCCTTAATATAAGCTTTATTTGAATAAGTCGTGTCTAAAATTTGCTTTATATCAAGCTCATCAAGCAAGCGAGATGGAATTTTTTCTTCATTTTCAACATAACTTATAGCAACTTTTTCAGCATTTTT
Protein-coding sequences here:
- the mqnE gene encoding aminofutalosine synthase MqnE → MTTLLKKLENKERIDDELAYKLYDLDLFILAKYAHAKRLDLHGKKVYFNANRHINPTNICADTCKFCAFSAHRKNPNPYFMSHEEIMQIVDETIQRGTKEVHIVSAHNKDRSWQWYLEIFKMIKDKYPQLHVKAMTAAEIDFLKRRFGLEYEDTIEKMIEYGVDSMPGGGAEIFDEGVRAKICKGKVSSENWLKIHKLWHKKGRQSNATMLFGHIEQKEHRIDHMLRLRALQDETKGFNAFIPLVWQKDNSFLDVKHQLDSEEILKTIAIARIVLDNINNIKAYWATMGLNLAMVAQEFGANDLDGTIEKESIQSAGGAKSARGTKLDTFIELIKTSNLIPVERDSLYNELKVYA
- the rpsI gene encoding 30S ribosomal protein S9; this encodes MKISYATGKRKTAVAKVWVKPGSGKILVNGMDLNAWLGGHEAIKLKVVQPLLVTKQEALMDVKASTLGGGYNAQAEALRHGISRALAAMDVDFRALLKPKGLLTRDSRSVERKKYGRRKARRSPQFSKR
- the rplM gene encoding 50S ribosomal protein L13; this translates as MTKIKKPNEIKREWIVLDAQGKRFGRLLTEVAILLRGKNKPYYTPNVDCGDFVVIINASKATFTGANKAEDKLYHRHSGYFGSTKSEKFGELLEKNPVKLYKLAVRGMLPKTTLGREMLKKLKVYAGSEHPHTAQLAKKG
- a CDS encoding RecB-like helicase, with the translated sequence MNFKPFLALEASAGSGKTFALSIRFVALILKGAKLNEILALTFTNKAANEMKKRVIETFLHFDEDENPAANALCELLGKSKAELVRLRDARKSEFLQSNLKIQTFDSFFIKIIRSFALNLGLMSDFKMSNEALNVYDTFIKELDSKSLQSLAYYIIEADDKRHFFLHLEHLYQNSCEFQSENLAFPHAEKEAVKRAFDALCAYALNLSTNTNYQKNFSENLREDFKALCSKPLICSFEKNYFNSVKTDTLFLQKRAELIEALNSYAKALENFKIARLSSLLKHFERAKDKIIKDKNTLNFTDAARKAYLLTQSVDKDLIYFRLDGQITHLLIDEFQDTSVIQYEILKPLIAELVSGQGVKDFRSFFYVGDIKQSIYRFRNAKKELFKLLLDDFKQIEKEYLDTNYRSAKFLVEFVNTTFKKLYKENYITQKSLASKENGFIRVVQSKEKDAKEIKNACFEAILEQIEFLQSKHISLEEICILCWKNNDADDIVDFLKHHQIKAFTQSNIALEKKASVHILLTYAKYCIFGDEFYKIELESLLENVDFNRLHLDLSKTSLENALYLAKKLKLDLNDIALIQFFEYAKNKENFFELLFEPCELKLLPEQRFGASVMTVHKSKGLEFKHVILIDSLSKEAAETTIMLEYDLKKAWQLHFKDSIRDKTQEKEFMEFLANKEKLDYENDLNSLYVAFTRACESLIIITRQKDCIDMSHPSYLDMLDLTPFEQGELDINLKTEEKNILTTKDELERFEKVPLQKLANTNFAKNEESYFGLAFHTFLQEFNFKEPKENKILEKKLQNEYFYFLEQKRLAEVFQRAYRLIFNEFFQNLIKDKKVLKEQKIYFENELKQLDLLLLDEKEAIIIDYKTGQSHKEEHYEQVRLYKKAIEQITKKQTKAFIAYCLEDTLHFEEL